In Nymphalis io chromosome 11, ilAglIoxx1.1, whole genome shotgun sequence, one genomic interval encodes:
- the LOC126771753 gene encoding zinc finger protein 277, whose translation MCSNEKQFFGPLTLHQKSEKQSVFKCEKPTECACILCDEIFSLPSSEKQFLTHLFMEHRLVIADVNEIADFRSYMKYWKQRFKDQNLPYYCTTMLLDNKPDGTKSKNEEYFLLSDVLPEDKEVRENIRQSKLEFLLERHTFEREDKNYSKECLFCRYVSNGTRASYLNHLYEKHNFHIAKPDNLILVDDLVDLIASKLEKLHCIFCEGLFKDRTILKEHMRKKGHKRINPANKEYDKFFLVNYASDKHTVPTQRLNKPNTSKYHYNANKEDHEQNSNIDSDPEWSEWTEENGPLITCLLCDHTEMEFENILDHMERKHEFSFSKATSGFDFYHKIKIVNYIRRQIHLKQCLSCETKFDDSRNLEKHLKEMKHWILHKEKWDQPEYYFPTYEDDLFLCFIHDEDESWWSSDEQEVENQNNMCDSISKEMALSVLSD comes from the exons atgtgTTCAAATGAAAAACAATTCTTCGGCCCCTTAACTTTACATCAAAAAAGTGAAAAACAATCTGTTTTTAAGTGTGAAAAACCGACAGAATGTGCCTGTATTTTGTGCGATGAAATATTCTCGTTACCGTCTTCTGAGAAGCAGTTTCTAACACATTTGTTTATGGAACATCGTTTAGTTATAGCTGATGTAAACGAAATCGCTGACTTCAGAAGCTATATGAAGTATTGGAAACAAAGATTTAAAG aTCAAAATTTGCCATATTATTGTACAACAATGCTTCTTGATAACAAACCAGATGGAACTAAGTCTAAAAATGAAGAATACTTTCTTCTAAGCGATGTTTTACCTGAAGACAAAGAAGTACGGGAAAATATTAGACAGAGTAAATTAGAATTTCTATTAGAAAGGCATACATTTGAAAGAGAGGATAAAAATTACTCAAAAGAGTGCCTTTTTTGTCGATATGTTTCAAATGGTACCAGAGCAAGCTATTTAAATCATTTGTATGAGAAACATAATTTTCATATTGCAAAGcctgataatttaatattagtggATGACCTGGTGGATTTAATAGCTTCGAAATTAGAAAAACTTCATTGTATATTTTGTGAAGGTTTATTCAAAGATCGCACAATTCTAAAAGAGCACATGAGAAAGAAAGGACATAAACGAATAAACCCAGCAAATAAAGAATATGATAAATTCTTCTTAGTCAACTATGCTAGTGATAAACATACTGTGCCTACTCAAAGATTGAATAAACCAAATACATCGAAGTACCATTATAATGCTAATAAAGAAGATCATGAGCAGAATTCAAACATAGATAGTGATCCAGAATGGTCAGAGTGGACTGAAGAAAATGGACCTTTGATTACTTGCCTCCTTTGTGATCACACTGAAATGGAGTTTGAGAATATTCTAGATCACATGGAAAGAAAACATGAATTTTCCTTTTCAAAAGCGACCTCTGGTTttgatttttatcataaaataaaaattgtcaattACATCCGACgtcaaatacatttaaaacagtGTCTGTCTTGTGAAACAAAGTTTGACGATTCAAGAAATTTGGAAAAGCATTTAAAGGAAATGAAACATTGGATTCTGCATAAGGAGAAGTGGGACCAACCTGAATATTACTTTCCGACTTACGAAGATGATTTGTTCCTGTGTTTTATTCATGATGAAGATGAAAGTTGGTGGTCCAGTGACGAGCAGGAAGTCGAAAACCAGAATAATATGTGTGATAGTATTTCAAAAGAAATGGCACTATCTGTTCTAAGTGATTAA